The Collimonas fungivorans Ter331 genome has a segment encoding these proteins:
- a CDS encoding methyl-accepting chemotaxis protein: MKQWTIRQRMLVSFGLILALMGFMAGITYLKLAAIEHETISFQTDSMPGLELSTGIRSTWFQSYLLALQVVALDNPDERKQDLATMRADAEKMDKLIADYDKTIFESEDRTNFNAFKAARAQYDRLMAEVLKLDDLQKNPQARALLIQQLEPAWQLGRSAATQLRDFNQQAEVRSVDKIEAAVVVAKSTLLVALVIALVAALICGFFLLRAITRPMADLIAALEVIRSGDLSQRLNLNRHDEFQALEVGLNRMSDELTGLVGQAQKSAVQVTTSVVEIAATAKQQQATANETAATTTEIGATSREIYSTSRELVNTMNEVSSGAEEAARLVGTGQAGLTQMEDTMHHVMDAAGSVNAKLAILNEKASNINQVVTTITKVAGQTNLLSLNAAIEAEKAGEYGRGFSVVATEIRRLADQTAVATYDIEQMVKEIQSAVSAGVMGMDKFSEEVRRGIADVQNVGTQLSQIIQQVQALTPRFQSVNEGVQAQAVGAEQISQALTQLSEAAQQSVESLRQSSQAIDELTLTANGLRNGVSRFKLKSG; this comes from the coding sequence GTGAAGCAATGGACTATTCGGCAAAGAATGCTGGTCAGTTTTGGGCTTATCCTGGCGTTGATGGGATTCATGGCTGGCATCACCTATCTCAAGCTGGCGGCGATCGAACACGAAACCATCAGCTTCCAGACCGATTCCATGCCCGGCCTCGAATTGAGCACCGGCATACGCTCGACCTGGTTCCAGAGTTATCTGCTGGCGCTGCAGGTAGTGGCGCTGGACAATCCGGATGAACGCAAGCAGGACCTGGCCACCATGCGCGCCGACGCCGAAAAAATGGACAAGCTGATCGCAGACTACGACAAGACCATTTTCGAAAGCGAGGACAGGACCAACTTCAACGCCTTCAAGGCTGCGCGCGCGCAATACGACCGGCTCATGGCGGAAGTATTGAAACTGGACGACTTGCAAAAGAATCCGCAAGCGCGCGCGCTGCTGATCCAGCAGTTGGAACCGGCCTGGCAATTGGGGCGCAGCGCCGCCACCCAGCTGCGCGACTTCAACCAGCAGGCAGAAGTCCGTTCGGTGGACAAGATCGAAGCCGCGGTAGTGGTCGCCAAGAGCACCTTGCTGGTAGCGCTGGTAATCGCCCTGGTAGCGGCCCTGATCTGCGGTTTCTTCCTGCTGCGCGCCATCACGCGGCCGATGGCGGACCTGATCGCGGCGTTGGAAGTGATCCGTTCCGGCGACCTGTCGCAGCGCCTGAACCTGAATCGCCATGACGAATTCCAGGCGCTGGAAGTGGGCCTCAACCGCATGTCGGACGAATTGACCGGGCTGGTCGGGCAAGCGCAGAAATCGGCGGTGCAGGTCACCACCTCGGTGGTCGAGATCGCCGCCACCGCCAAGCAGCAGCAAGCCACCGCCAACGAAACCGCCGCCACCACCACCGAGATCGGCGCCACTTCGCGCGAGATCTATTCCACTTCGCGCGAACTGGTCAACACCATGAACGAAGTCTCGTCCGGCGCGGAGGAAGCCGCGCGGCTGGTCGGCACCGGCCAGGCCGGACTGACCCAGATGGAAGACACCATGCACCACGTGATGGATGCAGCCGGCTCGGTCAACGCCAAGCTGGCCATCCTCAACGAGAAGGCCAGCAATATCAACCAGGTGGTGACCACCATCACCAAGGTCGCCGGCCAGACCAACCTGCTGTCGCTGAACGCCGCCATCGAGGCTGAAAAAGCCGGCGAATACGGCCGCGGGTTTTCCGTGGTGGCGACCGAAATCCGCCGCCTGGCCGACCAGACCGCGGTGGCGACCTACGACATCGAACAGATGGTCAAAGAGATCCAGTCCGCGGTATCTGCCGGCGTCATGGGCATGGACAAATTCTCCGAAGAAGTGCGGCGCGGCATCGCCGACGTGCAGAACGTCGGCACCCAGCTGTCGCAAATTATCCAGCAAGTGCAGGCTTTGACGCCGCGCTTCCAGTCGGTCAACGAAGGGGTGCAAGCGCAAGCCGTCGGCGCCGAGCAGATCAGCCAGGCGCTGACGCAGCTGAGCGAAGCGGCCCAGCAAAGCGTGGAATCGCTGCGCCAGTCGAGCCAGGCGATCGATGAACTGACGCTGACCGCCAACGGCTTGCGCAACGGCGTATCGCGCTTCAAACTGAAATCCGGCTGA
- a CDS encoding chemotaxis protein CheW: protein MLFLLFQIGQDHYALDTRQVAVVLSLANLKQIPASAPWVAGVFTYRGQSVPVIDLSQLALGRPAQRRLSTRMVLVHYPTPGPDSRLLGLVLEKSSEIMRREPSEFRDSGLDHSDAPYLGQVTDDARGLIQSVQVQDLLPPEVRAQLFPAAEQ, encoded by the coding sequence ATGCTTTTTTTATTGTTCCAAATCGGCCAGGACCATTACGCACTCGACACCCGCCAGGTGGCGGTGGTGCTGTCGCTGGCCAACCTGAAACAGATACCGGCAAGCGCGCCCTGGGTGGCCGGCGTGTTCACCTATCGCGGGCAGTCGGTGCCGGTGATCGATCTCAGCCAGCTGGCGCTGGGCCGCCCTGCCCAGCGCCGCCTCAGCACCCGCATGGTGCTGGTGCATTACCCGACGCCAGGCCCGGACAGCCGCCTGCTGGGGCTGGTGCTGGAAAAATCCAGCGAAATCATGCGCCGCGAACCTTCCGAGTTTCGCGACAGCGGCCTCGACCACAGCGATGCTCCCTACCTGGGGCAGGTCACCGACGATGCGCGCGGGCTGATCCAGTCGGTCCAGGTGCAAGACCTGTTGCCGCCTGAAGTCCGGGCGCAGCTGTTTCCGGCAGCGGAGCAATAA